A single window of Anopheles moucheti chromosome 2, idAnoMoucSN_F20_07, whole genome shotgun sequence DNA harbors:
- the LOC128310211 gene encoding bromodomain-containing protein 8 — MSSIQERLQMKRVPLDKWSTKEKLCLASSVACSGDQNWMSVSRSLKMLCSGNRPNDWFAQKSCAAQYGKLLENVETPKRKKRTASERDGVAAVETPGESILRKLTQERIIELKKTIQEETQQYIKVKEDIILIQSGVTDEKKLREMWKQIEQEKAQKEKEQIQHAQWLKEREEKKLELERQWRPLYPNSPTATKAPTPPIKFKDETDEDSQGSCKSGTSPLLTSLLKNAGDARSSGVPVSSPSAGTRTVASPTITNLLTGSTGSATKSPSSSGVGGLAGGTELDAQLGVTIKQEAIAISTQQQFDGKEPTVVKLEAAEGSNVEGDSQTKPDDLNAGKSETLFPEMDSEDNADPAKDLMDVLEDLIPADLDEILKENSGMILEDVDLKNVVESIMEEDTLKDKSIDLMVEAEDVQMAEIEEEAVAETASKNEAPSVERSKSPPVNVSQVTAPVAVPAAAAAVEVTKPSASCVEKGEDAIAAGNIADEKMAVVPQQSVSKSQPVKEQESPETVETKVEIIPIEDSISNSPATNDPSSDDNKDTAEDSSGQEQPESVIVVSDSAKEEEDFEDREGEVSPNDGGTPAIDDEDSDDKPLASLEVGTDSGKASLKEETDQPVNKALAVTVEPEKRANESIASLKDLKLEVTKADPDPPASVDEAKAKKEAMEKLASEYDFKDDVEPIVQLSTRKMKEEKHVSEDEVFVDAQDTMEEPEEVKEIEPPVKKPPTDDTALTVTDTDDDSLIEMKIGKAKRDYSRRRLADEAQKLRDDLAGHSRSEETEGRSLRKLRDRDRSESPFVVQDDEPNEKMKRSYSSTPVMDSIPGSPASSEDRDYRAWKKSILAVYSKIASSKHAAAFQKPFPDDPMTGELIYRPMDLAQIKRNIENGNIRTVAEFQRDILLMCTNAIMLNRGDVCSPQAANLLMRESVGIIESGMDPRAVKERDGDRSAHKRSSRKSTTRNSSAGRS, encoded by the coding sequence ATGAGTTCGATACAGGAGCGCCTTCAGATGAAGCGGGTTCCGCTGGACAAGTGGTCAACGAAGGAGAAACTATGCCTGGCGTCATCGGTTGCGTGCAGTGGCGATCAAAACTGGATGTCGGTGAGCCGATCGTTGAAGATGCTGTGCAGTGGCAACCGACCGAACGATTGGTTCGCTCAAAAGTCATGTGCGGCACAGTACGGCAAGCTGCTGGAGAACGTGGAAACaccgaagcgaaagaaacGCACCGCTTCCGAGCGGGACGGCGTGGCGGCGGTCGAAACACCCGGAGAGTCAATACTCCGGAAGCTAACGCAGGAGCGCATCATCGAGCTGAAGAAAACGATCCAAGAGGAGACCCAGCAGTACATCAAGGTGAAGGAAGATATCATCCTGATACAGAGCGGTGTTACGGATGAGAAAAAGCTGCGCGAAATGTGGAAGCAGATCGAGCAGGAAAAGGCACAGAAGGAGAAGGAACAGATACAGCACGCCCAGTGGCTAAAGGAGCGGGAGGAGAAGAAACTCGAGCTGGAGCGTCAGTGGCGTCCGCTGTACCCGAATTCACCCACTGCCACCAAAGCACCGACACCACCGATAAAATTTAAGGACGAAACTGACGAAGACAGCCAAGGTTCGTGCAAATCCGGCACGTCCCCTTTGTTGACATCGTTGCTGAAAAATGCCGGTGATGCGAGAAGTTCCGGTGTACCGGTGAGCTCACCATCCGCAGGAACACGCACGGTGGCTTCACCTACAATTACGAACCTTTTGACGGGAAGCACGGGAAGCGCTACTAAATCGCCTTCGTCGTCGGGCGTTGGTGGGTTGGCAGGTGGAACCGAGCTGGACGCTCAGCTTGGGGTAACGATTAAGCAGGAGGCAATCGCCATTTCGACTCAACAACAATTCGATGGGAAGGAACCAACGGTCGTGAAATTGGAAGCGGCGGAAGGTAGCAATGTGGAAGGGGACAGTCAAACGAAACCGGATGACTTAAACGCGGGCAAATCGGAAACGCTGTTCCCGGAGATGGACAGTGAAGATAATGCCGATCCGGCAAAGGATCTGATGGATGTGCTGGAAGATTTGATCCCGGCCGATTTGGATGAGATATTGAAGGAGAACAGCGGGATGATACTGGAGGATGTCGATCTGAAGAACGTGGTCGAATCAATAATGGAGGAAGACACGCTGAAAGATAAGAGTATCGATCTGATGGTTGAAGCGGAAGATGTCCAGATGGCGGAAATAGAGGAGGAAGCTGTTGCTGAAACGGCTTCAAAAAACGAGGCACCCTCGGTGGAACGTTCTAAATCTCCACCCGTAAATGTGTCACAGGTTACAGCGCCAGTTGCGGTTccagctgctgcagcagcagtagaGGTCACCAAACCATCAGCGTCCTGCGTTGAGAAAGGTGAAGACGCGATTGCAGCTGGCAATATCGCCGATGAAAAGATGGCTGTCGTTCCACAGCAGTCCGTTTCCAAATCACAACCAGTGAAGGAACAAGAGAGTCCGGAGACGGTCGAAACAAAGGTGGAGATCATCCCGATTGAAGATAGCATCAGTAATTCACCGGCAACGAATGATCCTTCCAGCGATGATAATAAAGACACTGCGGAAGATTCTAGCGGCCAAGAGCAACCGGAAAGTGTGATAGTGGTGTCGGATTCGGCCAAAGAGGAAGAAGATTTTGAAGACCGGGAAGGCGAAGTGAGTCCGAATGATGGCGGTACGCCTGCCATTGACGATGAAGATTCGGACGACAAACCGCTTGCCTCGCTGGAGGTAGGGACAGACAGTGGAAAAGCGTCGCTGAAGGAAGAGACGGATCAACCAGTTAACAAAGCATTAGCCGTCACGGTAGAGCCGGAGAAACGTGCCAATGAATCGATTGCCTCACTGAAAGATTTGAAGCTAGAGGTGACGAAAGCTGACCCCGACCCGCCCGCATCGGTTGATGAGGCAAAGGCCAAGAAGGAAGCAATGGAAAAGCTAGCCTCAGAGTACGATTTTAAGGATGACGTTGAACCGATCGTGCAGCTTTCGACCAGGAAGATGAAAGAGGAGAAACACGTGTCGGAGGATGAAGTGTTTGTGGATGCCCAGGACACGATGGAGGAACCGGAGGAGGTGAAGGAAATCGAACCGCCGGTGAAAAAACCACCCACGGATGATACGGCGCTCACGGTGACGGATACCGACGATGATTCGCTGATCGAGATGAAGATCGGCAAGGCAAAGCGTGACTATTCACGACGCCGGCTAGCGGATGAGGCACAGAAACTCCGGGACGATCTGGCCGGCCACTCGCGTAGCGAAGAAACGGAAGGTAGGTCGTTACGGAAATTGCGCGATCGCGACCGTTCAGAAAGTCCGTTCGTGGTGCAGGACGATGAGCCGAAcgagaaaatgaaacgaagcTATTCGTCCACCCCGGTAATGGACTCGATACCGGGATCACCGGCATCAAGCGAGGATCGGGATTATCGCGCCTGGAAGAAATCCATACTGGCCGTATACTCGAAGATTGCCTCGTCGAAGCATGCGGCCGCGTTTCAGAAACCCTTCCCAGACGATCCGATGACGGGTGAGCTTATTTATCGGCCGATGGATTTGGCCCAAATCAAGCGCAACATTGAGAACGGAAACATACGTACGGTGGCCGAGTTTCAGCGGGACATTCTGCTCATGTGCACCAATGCAATCATGCTGAATCGCGGTGATGTGTGTTCACCGCAGGCGGCCAACTTGCTGATGCGGGAAAGCGTTGGCATTATCGAAAGCGGGATGGATCCGCGGGCGGTAAAGGAACGGGACGGTGATCGGAGCGCGCACAAGCGTAGCTCGCGCAAGAGCACGACGAGAAATTCGTCCGCAGGAAGAAGCTAA
- the LOC128297182 gene encoding transcription factor cwo: MEAYWEATNGHAPHSLKYESEAGGPGYTYCGEPGLNFSANNTTYSEDDADFPPGRRGKTSRQDPLSHRIIEKRRRDRMNSCLADLSRLIPQQYMRKGRGRVEKTEIIEMAIRHLKNLQNQECGRETSCAEQYRLGYNECLTEAAKFMMRERGEEMCFRMVAHLKEHCNEIMKGELTKSRCGAELANGGSPIYLASGQLGHLREMLTCPSDLEHSSNDHHDVKDLSFRSATSTSSSSHSNNPPQAAVITSTAPSIVQHLDTSSSHSTQDYDAPSPPARMSGSLQQDTNNNINQHEGVLRTIRMRKFSEHASPEHEHSHNSYKFKNYIQQRFSQDTHENGHATDYDRSPVSLHEDQHLHQHPHSLRASPLTNGSSGSVSGADSKSSSTSTLTGKSSTVASSSDEPLSLKRKMPNGTGGNGGESPAAGGMENGILHHHQQQNSSECAPVEKKLALAKNGHTMVASSSVTPLPASEIKHELLASIGGSGAVVTLGPNPTPAFAHQHHHHQQQQQQQHHHHSSYHPVPIFACHTQGFYIPLNVDYETLLPYLNGVDLLSKSFLQMPPLHPISISVNYSPATLSGGGSSLLLKASAVNGLNSQTKAKLVEGIINGC, from the exons CAAGATCCCCTGTCACACCGGATCATTGAAAAGCGGCGCCGTGATCGTATGAACTCCTGCCTGGCAGACCTTTCGCGACTCATACCGCAGCAGTACATGCGCAAAGGTCGGGGTCGCGTGGAAAAGACGGAAATTATTGAGATGGCCATACGGCATCTGAAAAATCTGCAAAACCAGGAGTGTGGCCGGGAAACGTCATGCGCGGAACAGTACCGTCTCGGCTACAACGAATGTTTGACCGAGGCGGCCAAGTTTATGATGCGTGAGCGTGGGGAAGAGATGTGCTTCCGTATGGTGGCACACCTCAAGGAACATTGCAATGAGATTATGAAAG GTGAGCTGACAAAGTCACGCTGCGGTGCCGAGCTGGCGAACGGTGGTAGTCCCATCTATCTGGCTAGTGGACAGTTGGGACATTTGCGGGAAATGTTGACCTGTCCGTCGGATCTCGAACACAGCAGCAACGACCATCACGACGTGAAGGATCTTAGCTTCCGCAGCGCAACGAgcacaagcagcagcagtcacAGCAACAATCCACCGCAGGCCGCCGTCATCACGTCGACCGCACCGAGCATCGTGCAGCATCTGGACACGTCGAGTAGTCACTCGACGCAGGACTACGATGCACCGTCACCTCCGGCACGCATGTCCGGCAGTCTGCAGCAGGACacgaacaacaacatcaaccagCACGAGGGTGTGCTGCGTACGATCCGTATGCGGAAGTTTTCCGAGCACGCGTCGCCCGAACATGAGCATAGTCACAATAGCTACAAGTTCAAAAACTACATCCAGCAGCGGTTCTCCCAGGACACGCACGAAAACGGACACGCGACCGATTACGATCGCAGTCCCGTATCGCTGCACGAAGATCAGCATCTGCACCAACATCCACACTCGCTGCGAGCCTCACCACTGACCAACGGTAGCAGTGGTAGCGTTTCGGGCGCTGATTCCAAGTCCTCCAGCACGAGCACCCTGACCGGGAAGTCGTCGACGGTGGCATCGTCCTCGGATGAGCCACTATCACTGAAGCGAAAGATGCCGAATGGTACTGGCGGCAATGGGGGGGAATCACCGGCCGctggtggaatggaaaatggcatacttcaccatcatcagcagcagaacTCGTCGGAGTGTGCACCGGTGGAGAAAAAACTAGCCCTCGCCAAGAACGGACATACGATGGTAGCATCCTCCTCCGTTACGCCACTACCGGCGTCCGAGATAAAGCACGAACTGCTGGCGTCAATCGGGGGCAGCGGTGCGGTGGTAACACTCGGACCAAACCCAACTCCAGCGTTCGCCCAccaacatcaccatcatcagcagcagcaacagcagcaacatcatcaccacAGTTCCTACCATCCGGTGCCGATCTTTGCCTGCCACACGCAGGGTTTCTATATTCCGCTGAACGTAGATTACGAAACGCTGCTGCCATACCTGAACGGGGTCGATCTGCTCAGCAAAAGCTTCCTGCAGATGCCACCACTGCACCCGATCAGCATCAGCGTGAACTACAGCCCGGCCACGCTGTCCGGCGGTGGCAGCAGCCTGTTGCTGAAAGCATCCGCCGTGAATGGTCTCAATTCGCAAACAAAGGCCAAGCTGGTCGAAGGCATCATTAATGGGTGTTAG